A stretch of the Bradyrhizobium sp. CCBAU 53351 genome encodes the following:
- a CDS encoding ABC transporter substrate-binding protein, with translation MWRLMVACLSLLAAGPSQVQDVIRLARIADIPDQYVGGEMLRAVYAKLNIRLEFEDVPGKRALALSSAGEVDGEIQRIGTLARDYPTLVQVTPAINYIEPAVFATRLRFDVAGWDSIKDYSIGIVRGVGSSEAGTRGMARVTATTGLDNMVRMLDADRFDVMVTDLFSGLAAVRKLNLQAKIYPLSPPLERIHIYHYLHERHRDLVPKVGKVIAEMEASGELAALREVLVKQVLSGP, from the coding sequence ATGTGGCGGCTGATGGTCGCCTGCCTGTCGTTGCTCGCAGCCGGTCCCTCCCAGGTGCAGGATGTGATCCGGCTGGCGCGCATCGCCGACATCCCCGATCAATATGTCGGCGGCGAGATGCTGCGGGCTGTCTATGCCAAGCTGAACATCAGGCTGGAGTTCGAGGACGTCCCCGGCAAGCGCGCGCTCGCGCTGTCGAGCGCCGGCGAGGTCGACGGCGAGATCCAGCGGATCGGAACGCTCGCGCGCGACTACCCGACGCTGGTCCAGGTCACGCCGGCGATCAACTACATCGAGCCCGCAGTGTTCGCGACCAGGCTCCGGTTCGACGTCGCCGGCTGGGATTCGATCAAGGACTACAGCATCGGCATCGTCCGCGGCGTCGGCTCCTCGGAAGCCGGCACGCGCGGCATGGCCCGCGTCACGGCGACCACCGGCCTCGACAACATGGTCAGGATGCTCGACGCCGACCGCTTCGACGTGATGGTCACCGACCTCTTCAGCGGCCTTGCCGCGGTGAGGAAACTCAATCTGCAGGCCAAGATCTACCCGCTCTCGCCGCCGCTCGAGCGCATCCACATCTACCACTATTTGCATGAACGCCATCGCGATCTGGTGCCGAAAGTGGGCAAGGTGATCGCTGAGATGGAGGCGAGCGGCGAACTGGCGGCGCTGCGCGAGGTCCTGGTCAAGCAGGTCCTGAGCGGGCCGTGA
- a CDS encoding serine protease gives MATSPASCCSIYLQGIVNTVKGPEPFGFATGFLYAGPNGTRWLVTNWHVVTGRRPDDPGSLVGGKPHSPSWLRFTIHDPAGSKPQDMEVPLYDADGPTWIEGDREHGVDLALVRLTAPPRFRLPFTQSFAPNSCFALEPAMDVVIVGHPFKLGDHTNSAVWKSAMVSSGQDTSAERRPWILVDTPGTPGMSGSPVYKRTLRTSDRKAFRSTYAVGQAGERMKLELAGVYAGSVGNKDLEKLQLGRVFPIDLVEGILRDGKRGVNPFPP, from the coding sequence ATGGCCACGTCCCCGGCGTCCTGCTGCAGCATCTATCTACAGGGTATCGTAAACACGGTTAAGGGACCGGAGCCGTTCGGCTTCGCGACGGGCTTTCTGTATGCTGGCCCGAACGGCACACGATGGCTGGTGACGAACTGGCATGTCGTGACGGGGCGGAGGCCAGATGACCCGGGCTCCCTAGTCGGCGGAAAGCCGCACAGTCCCAGTTGGCTGCGTTTCACCATCCACGATCCGGCCGGCTCTAAGCCGCAAGATATGGAGGTCCCACTCTACGATGCAGACGGGCCCACGTGGATCGAAGGTGATCGCGAGCATGGAGTCGATCTGGCGCTGGTGCGACTGACCGCCCCCCCTCGTTTCCGCCTACCGTTCACCCAAAGCTTTGCCCCCAATTCCTGTTTCGCGTTGGAGCCGGCCATGGATGTCGTCATCGTCGGACATCCGTTCAAACTCGGAGACCATACGAACTCTGCGGTCTGGAAGAGCGCGATGGTTTCGAGCGGCCAAGATACTTCCGCCGAGCGTAGGCCGTGGATTCTGGTCGATACCCCCGGCACACCCGGCATGTCCGGCTCGCCCGTCTATAAGCGAACTTTGCGTACCTCGGACAGGAAGGCATTTCGCAGCACCTACGCCGTCGGCCAGGCTGGGGAGCGAATGAAGCTCGAGCTTGCAGGCGTCTACGCAGGCTCGGTCGGGAATAAAGATCTCGAGAAGCTACAGCTCGGCCGCGTCTTTCCTATCGACCTGGTCGAGGGCATCCTTCGCGACGGGAAAAGAGGCGTCAATCCGTTTCCGCCATGA
- a CDS encoding ATP-dependent helicase, with product MATYLDTLNAEQRRAVEHGVADGATVGAPLLVIAGAGSGKTNTLAHRVAHLIVAGSDPRRILLMTFSRRAAAEMAGRVERIARKVLGENNAAIMRDALTWAGTFHGIGARLLREYAERIGVDPAFTIHDREDSADLMNLVRHERGLSKTESRFPAKGTCLSIYSRCVNAEMEIEKVLGQHYPWCAGWAAELKGLFAAYVEAKQAQHVLDYDDLLLYWSQMMSDALIAEEIGGRFDHVLVDEYQDTNRLQSSILLALKPDGRGLTVVGDDAQSIYSFRAATVRNILDFPQSFSPRAEMITLDRNYRSTQAVLAAANGVIGLARERFTKNLWTDRTASHKPQLVTVHDEADQARYIVEEVLANREQGALLKHQAVLFRTSSHSGPLEIELTRRNIPFVKFGGLKFLDAAHVKDVLALLRFAENPRDRVAGFRILHLLPGIGPATAQRVLDQMAESMDPLHALAHLPVPARTGDDWIAFVRTVENLRYSEWPVDLERVRLWYEPHLDRLHEDSETRRADLMQLEQIASGYPSREKFLTELTLDPPDATSDKSGPPLRDEDYLILSTIHSAKGQEWKSVFVLNVVDGCMPSDLGAGTSAELEEERRLLYVAMTRAKDDLHLVVPQRFFVHGQAAKGDRHVYASRTRFIPEQLVYLFERTAWPKSAPGAARTAAQGPKIDIGARMRGMWR from the coding sequence GTGGCAACATATCTGGACACGCTCAATGCGGAGCAGCGCCGCGCCGTGGAGCATGGCGTGGCCGACGGCGCGACCGTGGGCGCCCCCCTGCTCGTCATCGCAGGCGCCGGCTCCGGCAAGACCAACACGCTGGCCCACCGCGTCGCGCATCTGATCGTCGCAGGTAGCGATCCGCGCCGCATCCTGCTGATGACATTCTCCCGACGCGCGGCGGCCGAGATGGCCGGCCGGGTCGAGCGCATCGCCCGTAAGGTGCTGGGCGAGAACAACGCCGCGATCATGCGCGATGCCCTCACCTGGGCCGGCACTTTCCACGGCATCGGCGCGCGGCTGCTGCGCGAATATGCCGAGCGGATCGGCGTCGACCCTGCCTTCACGATCCACGACCGCGAGGACTCCGCCGACCTGATGAACCTGGTCCGGCACGAGCGCGGGCTGTCGAAGACCGAGAGCCGCTTTCCGGCCAAGGGCACGTGCCTGTCGATCTACTCGCGCTGCGTCAATGCCGAGATGGAGATCGAGAAGGTGCTCGGCCAGCATTATCCCTGGTGTGCGGGGTGGGCCGCCGAGCTGAAGGGCCTGTTCGCAGCCTATGTCGAGGCCAAGCAGGCCCAGCATGTGCTCGATTACGACGACCTGCTGCTCTATTGGTCGCAGATGATGAGCGATGCGCTGATCGCGGAAGAAATCGGCGGCCGCTTCGACCACGTGCTGGTCGACGAATATCAGGACACCAACCGCCTGCAATCCTCGATCCTCCTGGCGCTCAAGCCCGACGGACGCGGGCTCACCGTGGTCGGCGACGACGCCCAGTCGATCTACTCGTTCCGCGCCGCCACCGTGCGCAACATCCTGGATTTTCCGCAGAGTTTCTCGCCCCGCGCGGAGATGATCACGCTCGACCGCAACTACCGCTCGACCCAGGCCGTGCTCGCCGCGGCCAATGGCGTGATTGGACTCGCACGCGAGCGTTTCACCAAAAACCTCTGGACCGACCGCACCGCCTCGCACAAGCCGCAGCTCGTCACCGTGCACGACGAGGCCGACCAGGCCCGCTACATAGTCGAGGAGGTGCTGGCGAACCGCGAGCAAGGCGCGCTGCTCAAGCACCAGGCGGTGCTGTTCCGGACGTCCTCGCATTCCGGCCCGCTCGAGATCGAGCTGACCCGCCGCAACATTCCCTTTGTGAAATTCGGTGGGCTGAAATTCCTCGACGCCGCGCACGTCAAGGACGTGCTGGCCTTGCTGCGCTTCGCCGAGAACCCGCGCGACCGCGTCGCAGGTTTCCGCATCCTGCATCTGTTGCCGGGTATCGGCCCCGCGACAGCGCAGCGCGTGCTCGATCAGATGGCGGAGAGCATGGACCCGCTGCACGCGCTGGCGCATCTCCCGGTGCCGGCACGCACCGGAGACGACTGGATCGCCTTCGTCCGCACGGTCGAGAACTTGCGCTATTCGGAATGGCCCGTCGATCTCGAACGCGTCCGGCTGTGGTACGAGCCGCATCTCGATCGCCTCCACGAGGATTCCGAGACGCGCCGCGCCGATTTGATGCAGCTCGAGCAGATCGCAAGCGGCTATCCCTCGCGCGAGAAATTCCTGACCGAGCTCACGCTCGATCCGCCGGACGCGACCAGCGACAAATCGGGTCCGCCCTTGCGCGACGAGGATTATCTGATCCTCTCCACTATCCACTCGGCCAAAGGCCAGGAGTGGAAGTCCGTGTTCGTGCTCAACGTCGTCGATGGCTGCATGCCGTCCGACCTCGGCGCCGGCACCAGCGCCGAGCTCGAGGAGGAGCGCCGCCTGCTCTACGTCGCGATGACGCGCGCCAAGGACGATTTGCACCTCGTCGTGCCCCAGCGCTTCTTCGTCCATGGCCAGGCCGCCAAGGGCGACCGCCACGTCTACGCCTCGCGCACCCGCTTCATCCCGGAGCAGCTGGTCTATCTGTTCGAGCGCACCGCCTGGCCGAAGTCCGCCCCAGGTGCAGCCCGCACCGCGGCGCAGGGGCCGAAGATCGACATCGGGGCGCGGATGCGGGGGATGTGGCGGTAG
- a CDS encoding ATP-binding protein: MANAGDEDPKHSRAVAPAAAKPGLTGVGTTLAAPVFPSLLSRLFNWSRSGVGPRLLAAVLLFSSVVTLTLTALQLYLDYDREVALIETRLDEIGRSTTGSLGESLWNLDQNQLKLQLDGILRLPDIRAAEVREIADRPDPIRLAVGEPSTRSVVTRDYPLNTTVQGTAREIGLLHVEATLTDIYQHLLNRALVILASQAAKTFLVSLFIIYMFHLLVTRHLAAIAEFVSKYSLARPPPPLRLERRPPYEADELDKVIDAFNAMCANLERAYGELREANANLERDLKIRRRAEEDARASEERFRDYAETASDWFWETGPDHRFTYLSDRVVAFGMDPKVRVGTRRIDTALDRETEPEKWRAHLAALDRHEPFRKFEYRGHDTKGRIHHFSVNGKPVFDADGRFTGYRGSATDLTAQHETEERLRQSQKMDAIGQLTGGVAHDFNNVLTVITGTIEIIRDGLADKPELSAIAQLIDDAAARGAEITSQLLTFARRQPLAPREIDVNALVVETAKLLKPILGEHIEIDIRLADDAWSAMADPSQLSSAIVNLAVNARDAMPGGGRLTLETANREFEGAGSVADGDAVRGAFVMVAVGDTGHGIPADIRDRVFEPFFTTKGVGRGTGLGLSMVYGFARQTGGTVAVESEEGTGTVMRLFLPRSKGEAPARATPVQAPVTARGQETILVVEDDPLVQGYVIAQLGSLGYRTLVAGDGASALALVDQGAKFDLLFTDIIMPGGMNGRELADAVRLRRPGVKVLYTSGYTDDAIVHEGHLDPGVTLLGKPYRKSELSQRIREVLAGEPPA; encoded by the coding sequence ATGGCCAACGCAGGCGACGAGGACCCCAAGCACAGCCGCGCCGTCGCGCCGGCGGCTGCGAAGCCGGGTCTGACCGGCGTCGGGACCACGCTCGCAGCTCCGGTGTTCCCGTCGCTCCTGTCACGGCTCTTCAACTGGTCGCGCAGCGGCGTCGGACCACGGCTCCTCGCCGCCGTGCTACTGTTCTCTTCGGTCGTGACGCTGACGCTGACTGCGCTTCAGCTCTATCTCGATTACGATCGCGAGGTCGCCCTCATCGAGACGCGGCTCGACGAGATCGGCCGCAGCACGACCGGCAGCCTCGGCGAGAGCCTGTGGAATCTCGACCAGAACCAGCTCAAGCTCCAACTCGACGGCATCCTGCGGCTGCCTGACATCCGGGCCGCCGAAGTGCGCGAGATCGCCGATCGTCCCGATCCGATCCGCCTTGCGGTGGGCGAGCCCAGCACCCGCTCCGTGGTGACGCGCGACTATCCCTTGAACACGACAGTGCAGGGGACCGCGCGCGAGATCGGCCTGCTCCACGTCGAGGCGACGCTGACCGACATCTATCAGCATCTGCTCAACCGGGCGCTGGTCATCCTGGCCAGCCAGGCGGCAAAGACATTCCTGGTCTCGCTGTTCATCATCTACATGTTCCATCTGCTGGTGACGCGGCATCTGGCCGCCATCGCCGAGTTCGTCAGCAAATACAGCCTGGCGCGGCCGCCGCCGCCTTTGCGCCTGGAGCGCCGGCCGCCCTATGAAGCCGATGAGCTCGACAAGGTGATCGACGCCTTCAACGCGATGTGCGCGAACCTCGAGCGCGCCTATGGCGAGCTGCGAGAGGCCAATGCAAATCTCGAGCGCGATCTGAAAATCCGCCGGCGCGCCGAGGAGGACGCCCGGGCGAGCGAGGAACGTTTCCGCGACTATGCCGAGACCGCATCGGACTGGTTCTGGGAGACCGGCCCGGATCATCGGTTCACCTACCTGTCGGACCGGGTGGTCGCCTTCGGCATGGATCCCAAGGTTCGGGTCGGCACGCGCCGCATCGATACCGCGCTCGACCGCGAGACCGAGCCCGAGAAATGGCGCGCGCACCTGGCGGCGCTGGACCGTCACGAGCCGTTTCGAAAGTTCGAATATCGCGGGCACGACACCAAGGGCCGGATTCATCATTTCAGCGTCAACGGCAAGCCGGTCTTCGATGCCGACGGACGCTTCACGGGCTACCGCGGCTCCGCGACCGACCTCACCGCGCAGCACGAAACCGAGGAGCGCTTACGTCAATCCCAGAAGATGGATGCGATCGGCCAGCTCACCGGCGGCGTCGCGCACGATTTCAACAATGTGCTCACGGTCATCACCGGCACCATCGAGATCATCCGGGACGGGCTTGCGGACAAGCCCGAGCTCTCCGCGATCGCGCAGCTGATCGACGATGCGGCCGCGCGCGGCGCCGAGATCACCTCGCAGCTCCTGACCTTCGCGCGCCGCCAGCCGCTGGCGCCGCGCGAGATCGACGTCAACGCGCTCGTGGTCGAGACCGCGAAGCTGCTCAAGCCCATCCTCGGCGAGCATATCGAGATCGACATCCGGCTCGCCGACGACGCCTGGTCTGCGATGGCGGATCCCTCGCAGCTCTCCTCCGCGATCGTCAACCTCGCGGTCAATGCACGTGACGCGATGCCGGGGGGCGGCAGGCTCACCCTCGAAACCGCGAACCGGGAGTTCGAGGGCGCCGGCAGCGTCGCCGACGGCGACGCCGTGCGCGGCGCCTTCGTGATGGTCGCGGTCGGCGACACCGGCCACGGCATCCCGGCCGACATTCGCGACCGGGTGTTCGAGCCGTTCTTCACCACCAAGGGCGTCGGTCGCGGCACGGGGCTCGGGCTCAGCATGGTCTACGGCTTTGCCCGCCAGACCGGCGGCACCGTCGCAGTCGAGAGCGAGGAGGGGACCGGCACGGTGATGCGGCTGTTCCTGCCGCGGTCGAAGGGCGAGGCGCCGGCCAGGGCGACACCGGTTCAGGCGCCCGTCACGGCACGTGGGCAGGAGACGATCCTCGTAGTCGAGGACGATCCGCTGGTGCAGGGTTATGTCATCGCCCAGCTCGGCAGCCTCGGCTATCGCACGCTCGTGGCCGGCGACGGCGCATCGGCGCTGGCGCTGGTCGACCAGGGCGCCAAATTCGATCTCCTGTTCACGGACATCATCATGCCCGGCGGCATGAACGGGCGGGAATTGGCCGACGCCGTCCGGCTCCGCCGGCCCGGCGTGAAGGTGCTCTACACCTCCGGCTACACCGACGATGCCATCGTCCACGAAGGGCATCTGGATCCCGGCGTGACGTTGCTCGGAAAGCCCTACCGGAAGTCGGAGCTGTCGCAGAGAATTCGCGAAGTGCTTGCGGGCGAGCCGCCGGCCTGA
- a CDS encoding MazG nucleotide pyrophosphohydrolase domain-containing protein → MKVLVDHEIADAIARKELVLDGDPEGCKGACYELRMGNVYYDLTEDEKRYPVPAGGEVLIKPGHRVVLITHERLALNDKVFARIVSKGSLFSIGLSAVATYADPGFHGRIGIVTQNVSSKYIVLPLLEPIAKVDFTVLETSASHPYRGQHGYETKMWPVKTELQRTREELAGDPRLLASDSAKIDENSAPAADSLASLIRRQIDADRAHGFPVDFADDEERCGQISKDLVGLLGEVGEFANLIKKVELTTTRPGYVGTNLAAAEPELRRELADVQIYLLRLAHLLRADLGKAVIEKMQTNDGRYAYLRKT, encoded by the coding sequence ATGAAAGTTCTGGTGGACCACGAGATCGCCGATGCCATCGCTCGCAAGGAGCTCGTGCTCGATGGGGACCCGGAGGGCTGCAAGGGAGCCTGCTACGAGCTTCGAATGGGCAACGTCTATTACGACTTGACCGAGGACGAGAAGCGTTATCCGGTGCCTGCCGGAGGAGAGGTCCTTATCAAGCCCGGTCATCGGGTGGTACTGATCACGCACGAACGCCTTGCGCTGAACGATAAGGTATTCGCGCGCATCGTCAGCAAGGGATCGTTGTTTAGCATAGGCTTAAGCGCAGTCGCGACGTATGCCGATCCCGGCTTTCACGGACGTATTGGCATCGTGACGCAAAATGTCAGCAGCAAGTACATCGTCTTGCCCTTGCTTGAGCCCATCGCGAAGGTGGACTTCACCGTTCTCGAAACTTCCGCCTCGCATCCCTACAGAGGACAACACGGATACGAGACCAAGATGTGGCCCGTTAAAACTGAACTGCAAAGGACGCGCGAAGAATTGGCCGGTGATCCGCGGTTACTTGCGTCGGATTCGGCCAAGATCGATGAAAACTCCGCACCTGCTGCTGATTCCCTTGCCAGCTTGATCCGTCGACAGATCGACGCCGACCGCGCGCATGGCTTTCCCGTCGACTTCGCCGACGACGAGGAGCGATGCGGTCAAATTTCAAAGGATTTGGTCGGGTTGTTGGGCGAAGTCGGAGAATTCGCCAACCTCATTAAGAAGGTTGAACTGACTACCACGCGTCCTGGTTATGTTGGTACAAATCTCGCGGCGGCGGAGCCGGAGCTCAGGCGGGAGCTCGCGGACGTTCAGATCTATCTGCTCCGACTCGCGCATTTGCTCCGAGCGGACCTTGGGAAGGCCGTGATTGAAAAGATGCAGACGAACGATGGTCGCTACGCCTATCTCAGAAAGACCTAG
- a CDS encoding DNA cytosine methyltransferase: MADIEVAAAVEMNEHACKTYRRNLIDTGLTSTHLFDRDITELSPSELMKKSGLDAKKCDILLGGPPCQGFSAHRLSDAGVNDPRNALLLRYFEYVRILRPAFFLVENVPGMLWPKHKSFVDAFYSLAKSARYGVLDPVVINARDYGVPQNRRRVFILGYDRRRIKEAPAWPPKPTHADPGAESALPHWRPASLVFDRPALRSDPNDIHMMHGKELVATFARTPANGGSRKDSGRVLPCHEDHDGHRDVYGRIDPKAPAPTMTTACINPSKGRFVHPTKHHGITLRQAARIQSFPDWFIFEGGLMAGGVQVGNAVPVDLARALLAPLRKAVLSIRAAEETAAAA, translated from the coding sequence ATGGCTGACATAGAAGTCGCCGCTGCCGTTGAGATGAACGAGCATGCCTGCAAAACGTACCGCAGGAATCTGATCGACACGGGTTTGACGTCGACGCACTTATTCGATCGCGACATCACCGAATTAAGCCCGTCCGAGCTGATGAAGAAGAGCGGTCTCGACGCCAAGAAGTGCGACATACTTCTGGGCGGGCCCCCTTGCCAAGGCTTCTCGGCACATCGCCTTAGCGATGCAGGCGTGAACGATCCGCGCAACGCGTTGCTGCTGCGTTATTTCGAATACGTCCGAATCCTTCGACCTGCGTTCTTTTTGGTCGAAAACGTGCCTGGCATGCTTTGGCCGAAGCACAAGTCCTTCGTGGACGCGTTCTACAGCTTGGCGAAATCCGCGCGTTACGGTGTGCTCGATCCGGTCGTGATCAATGCCCGAGACTACGGCGTGCCTCAAAACCGCCGCCGCGTCTTCATCCTGGGCTACGATCGTAGGCGGATCAAGGAAGCGCCCGCGTGGCCCCCGAAGCCGACTCATGCCGATCCCGGCGCCGAAAGTGCTCTTCCACATTGGCGCCCCGCATCGCTTGTGTTCGATCGGCCTGCGTTGCGGAGCGATCCCAACGACATTCACATGATGCACGGCAAGGAATTGGTTGCCACGTTCGCTCGGACACCCGCGAACGGGGGATCGAGGAAGGACTCGGGGCGCGTTTTGCCGTGCCACGAGGACCACGATGGCCATCGCGACGTTTATGGCCGCATCGATCCGAAGGCGCCCGCGCCGACGATGACGACGGCGTGCATCAATCCCTCGAAGGGTCGGTTCGTGCATCCTACGAAACACCACGGCATCACTCTGCGCCAAGCCGCGCGAATCCAGTCTTTTCCGGACTGGTTCATCTTCGAAGGAGGGCTTATGGCGGGCGGCGTGCAGGTCGGAAACGCGGTGCCCGTGGACTTGGCGAGGGCGCTGCTGGCGCCGCTCAGGAAAGCTGTCCTGTCGATCCGGGCAGCCGAAGAAACGGCGGCGGCCGCATGA
- a CDS encoding NADPH:quinone oxidoreductase family protein yields MKAVVVEQYAPIDQIELQDVPSPRIEPGQLRVRVEAAGIGFVDGLKIEGRYQTKDPLPFIPGTEFAGVVTEAPGAPGGFEPGMRVMGMTRSGALAEEIVVRPEAVYPLPDGVAAEVAASFRANYLTALYALSARASLCAGEQLLVLGAAGGTGIAAVQIGRLLGARVIAAASTPDKRTFAQQHGADAVIDYTQTGWRDTLKELTGGHGADVIFDPVGGEISVQAFRSIAWRGRHLVVGFAAGAIPALPFNLPLLKGGALLGVDLAQIPVREPEVQKHLMSQLTGWLADGQLKPVVGRVFALEDFRDAFRTMQTRGALGKMVVRISK; encoded by the coding sequence ATGAAAGCCGTCGTCGTCGAGCAATACGCCCCCATCGATCAGATCGAGCTGCAGGACGTTCCGTCCCCGCGCATCGAGCCTGGACAGCTGCGTGTCCGGGTGGAGGCCGCCGGGATCGGCTTCGTCGACGGTTTGAAGATCGAGGGACGCTATCAGACCAAGGATCCCCTGCCCTTCATTCCGGGAACGGAATTCGCAGGCGTTGTGACCGAGGCTCCCGGCGCCCCCGGCGGTTTCGAGCCGGGCATGCGTGTGATGGGCATGACGCGGTCTGGTGCGCTCGCCGAGGAGATCGTCGTCAGGCCCGAAGCGGTCTACCCGCTGCCGGACGGTGTTGCGGCCGAGGTCGCCGCCTCGTTTCGCGCCAATTATCTCACCGCGCTCTATGCGCTCAGTGCACGCGCCTCGCTCTGCGCGGGCGAACAGCTCCTGGTGCTGGGCGCGGCCGGCGGCACGGGAATCGCGGCGGTCCAGATTGGCAGACTGCTCGGCGCCCGTGTGATCGCAGCGGCCTCGACACCAGACAAGCGCACGTTCGCGCAACAACACGGCGCCGACGCTGTGATTGACTACACGCAGACCGGCTGGCGGGACACGTTGAAGGAATTGACCGGAGGACACGGCGCGGACGTGATCTTCGATCCCGTCGGTGGCGAGATCTCGGTGCAGGCGTTTCGCTCCATCGCTTGGCGCGGCCGCCATCTCGTGGTCGGTTTTGCGGCTGGTGCGATTCCGGCATTGCCATTCAACCTGCCATTGCTGAAAGGCGGCGCCCTGCTCGGCGTCGACCTCGCGCAGATTCCGGTGCGCGAGCCAGAGGTGCAGAAGCACCTGATGTCGCAGTTGACGGGCTGGCTCGCCGACGGCCAGCTGAAGCCCGTGGTCGGCCGCGTCTTCGCGCTCGAGGATTTCCGGGACGCGTTCAGGACCATGCAGACACGCGGGGCGCTCGGCAAGATGGTCGTGCGGATCTCAAAATAG
- a CDS encoding TMEM175 family protein — MTELKPDQFEMRRLESLSNTIFGVAMTLLAYDLPKAAVFTSAPDWSDLAHVYSGKLAGFALSFIIAGVFWISHHRRLARQPVSSRGAVILNLFFLLSIVLLPVTNGLYTNYGRSSAVAVLYGLHLTAIAGLNAWLWWTILGSWRHEIMASLFPLLVFIPGTIVAAFAPHVAPFVWFIAFGGLLIQRFYGARTGPGG; from the coding sequence ATGACCGAGCTCAAGCCCGACCAGTTCGAGATGCGGCGGCTGGAATCGCTCAGCAACACCATTTTCGGTGTCGCCATGACGCTTTTGGCCTACGACCTGCCCAAGGCCGCGGTGTTTACCAGCGCCCCCGACTGGAGCGACCTCGCCCATGTCTATTCCGGCAAGCTCGCCGGCTTCGCGCTCAGCTTCATCATCGCCGGCGTGTTCTGGATCAGCCATCACCGGCGGCTGGCGCGCCAGCCGGTCAGCAGCCGCGGCGCGGTGATCCTCAACCTGTTCTTCCTGCTCTCGATCGTGCTGCTGCCTGTCACCAACGGCCTCTACACCAATTACGGCAGGAGCAGTGCAGTCGCGGTGCTCTACGGCCTGCACCTCACCGCGATTGCCGGGCTCAATGCCTGGCTGTGGTGGACGATCCTCGGCAGCTGGCGCCACGAGATCATGGCCTCGCTGTTTCCGCTTCTGGTGTTCATCCCCGGCACGATCGTGGCGGCATTTGCGCCGCACGTCGCGCCTTTCGTCTGGTTCATCGCCTTCGGCGGGCTCCTGATCCAGCGCTTCTATGGTGCGCGGACCGGGCCGGGCGGCTAG
- a CDS encoding YciI family protein, whose protein sequence is MLYAILAYHVEDEVTSWTPEHDAAVVAKVIAVQEPLRASGQFGPAARLDGTRKARTLRGPGAGMVLDGPFAETKEQLLGFHLMECATEDEAIAAARKLRAVNPTAVYEIRPVKLYVPADGFGATSG, encoded by the coding sequence ATGCTTTACGCCATTCTGGCCTATCATGTGGAAGACGAGGTCACGTCCTGGACGCCGGAGCATGACGCCGCGGTCGTGGCAAAGGTCATCGCGGTTCAGGAGCCCTTGCGGGCAAGCGGACAGTTTGGGCCGGCCGCCCGTTTGGATGGGACCCGAAAGGCGCGCACCTTGCGTGGCCCGGGTGCAGGCATGGTGCTGGACGGGCCGTTTGCCGAGACCAAGGAGCAGCTCCTGGGCTTCCACCTGATGGAATGCGCCACCGAGGACGAGGCGATCGCGGCGGCGCGGAAGCTGCGTGCGGTCAATCCGACCGCGGTCTACGAAATCCGCCCGGTCAAGCTTTACGTGCCTGCCGATGGGTTCGGCGCGACGTCCGGGTGA